The window AATTTCCTTCCTCTTGCAGGACTTGAGGAGAAGGATATTGGCTCTTATGTCCCAGCTCACTTCTGTTACTTTTGCTTCCCGCGTATGCTCCACACCTGTTTGGTGTTCAGCTTATAACCCTCTTGTTCGGCCTCACTCACCCTCTGTGTGTGTACTCCTCGGTTTCTGTGGTTCTCGGTTCTAGATTCATCATAGTCAAATAGCCTCTAGCTTTCCAGCTGTTTGTTCAACCTTCTGGTGTCCTAGTTTTCCTGGAGTATGTGAACTCAGCTTGTTCCTGGTTTTcgtcttgctctgttttttgcCCGCTGCCTGTCTGTGAGTGCCTCGTGGACTGATTAGCCGTACTTTGACCTTCACCTAGCTTTGTCCCGCTTTTGGCTCCTGCATGCAACCATAACAACACCAATGATACTCTTGCTCTATCTCTACCTGCCCATTATTGCTGTAGCTTTGCTTCTGTGCTCACAGGGccttctgttttcttcttccttcttAGTGAACCTCCTAAATCAGATGGTCCCATGGTCTTGTGTTCACGGTGCAGTTTTTTACTGGGTTTTAAACTTCATCACACCGTTTCTTTGAACAAAACCTTCATTTCTCATTTGGAAACTTCAAGTCATTTTGCAGAAAGTTCAAACTCAGCTTCTCTTCGACCAAATCATTCATGCTTTCACTTTAAGAGTTTAGTGCGGTTTGTCTTACCTCTCACTGGGTTTCTGCTGTCACAGTTTTAGTTTCATGCTCTTTTCGCACCTAGAATTTTTACATTGGTGCTCCACAGACTTCAGAGGTCTCAGCTGCCTTCATTGAGACAGATAATCTGAATGATCCTATCACAATGTCAGGTGCTTAAGTGTACACAATTCAGGGCTTACAGCAAGTAGCTTTATTGCCTGCTTTCATCTTATACTTTAAGCGACTTCCTTCAGCGCTCTTTACCCCACCGACACTCAGATCTTTACTTTTGGACAGCTTTCATTTACCATAAACAATTAACTTTGAGCCCTTTTCGAAGCTCGCTCCATTTCCATTCCTGTGCATCATCTAACATTTCAGCTCCCTTCAGAGAGAACTGTTTCATTAACTGGGAACTTTCAGCCTTGGCTGCATGTGCATTTTGCATGCGGTTTTTTTTCGTGAGGGGGTTTTGTTTCCCCTGCAGCTCTCAGCTCTCACCTTCTGGTCTAAGCGTCTCAAAGCCTTGTCTGGGTAGTGTTGCGCTGCCAGAGTTGATGATCCTCACACGTTCGCTGCTGTTCATCCGCTTGTACTTGACGAACTGGAAACCCAACCGCACCAGGatgagaggagagaaggagcaCGTCACTGGAGGCATCTCGCTGCTTTGTTTAATTTAGCAAACGCATTTGCGGGAATACTGGATGAGGCTTAGATTAGAATGTTGCCCTGAACAGATGGAGAGGGCTCCCTCGCACTTTTATTACCTGCAGTATCTGAGTGAAGAAGATGCCGGCTCTGGACAAGCGTGGGCTGGCTTTGGGATCGGGAGAGGAGCTGGCCTCTTCTGGCTGTAAAATGTTCTGCACAGCCAGTATACAACAAGTGAGAACCCAAATGCTGTGACACCAAGTGAGAGAATTTTTTCTCCTGGAAAATGAAGAATTAAGCAGCTCATGTAAATTCTTACCCTGCTGTTGCGTTGTGATTCATTTTCTTCTTTCCCCCCTCGACACAGCAGCTTCTGAATCTTTACCAGGAGCAATTGCTGTGCACTATACTCACAAACAtttacaaaacacacacacacacatataagcaTACTTCTCTGTGACAACTGCAGATCGTTATGGAGCTCAGGAGCAAAAATGTATCGCTAAAAGTCCTCCAAACGAGAGGCCTCATCGAGCTCGTGTCTGCAGCATCAGAGCATCAGGGgtttcggtttaaaaaaaaaaagagatgcttTGTACCGTGAGTAGCTGGGTAAGGTGCCCCGTTCGGCCAGGTCTTGGCCGGTGTAAGGGTCCACGCGGGCGCACATCCACTCGCAGTAGCCCTGGTGCCTGGTGTCCAGCACGTGCACCACCTCATCACAGCACACGCTCAAAGAGCAGCTGTCTGATTGTCCGGAGATTTTGAGGTTGACTCGTATGTAGAATGAGTCGCCCGATGCCAACTTGCCGTCCAATATGTTGCTCTGGAGACGACGATATACTGCAGGACGATGCATGCAGTTGAATTTGACATACAATATAGCCAAATAACAGAGGCAGTGCAGTATGAGAGCTTTAGTAGAAGGCAGCTGGACTTATCTTTTGGTTTCTTAAAAATGTTTCACCTCTCGCGTACCACCCTCATTCTAGTTGCGCCCTACTTAAGCAAAAACATGACTTACAGTCGAAACTGGCTCGATAGTGCAGCTTGACAGATCCAGAGCAGTGCTGCAATGTCCAGTGTGCTTCTTCCTGAGTACTGGTATCCAATGAAAGGCTTTGGTTTTCCCCTCGTATGCACCCCTCAAGCTGGTTCGCCAATCAGAACAGAAAACAGATGATCAGAAGCTCATTTTTCCGCAATTCTAAGAGAAACTGTCACAGAACGCTAGAACAAGCAAACACGTGAAAATATCAAGAAATAGATTGTCTAGTGGAGTGAAAATGAATCTAGATTCTTCTAGAATTTTTCCCCCCCAGTTTTACGCAAGATTTTTCTCATTCCCGAGCCTGAACCCGTGAGCCCCGTAGTTCAGCACGTGCAGAAAGTTAACACCGTACCAGCAGGAGGTGGTGGCCCTCTCGCAGCCCCGCCCTCTCAGCGTTGGATCCCGGCTGAACAGACGAGATGAAAATCCCGCTCTCATTGCCACCAATCAGGGCGATGTCCTTCAGCAGGTTGTCGCCCAACACCGCAAGCTCCTGCACCGGCTTCACAGATGAGCTGATTCTCGAGAGGGAGGACACAGACAGGCGGAACGGCCTGCACACAAATTCCCACAAGCGCAAGACTCACCCATAAGGACGTGTATCAGTGGAAAGCGTTAGTGAGTGAGGCTGAgtcttgtgtgtgtgcaaaagTATGAGAGGCTGTACTGTACCTCTCCAAAGAGAGCTTTCTGAAGATACTGTTAACCTGCTCCAGATCGTACGTGTCCATGCCCTCCGACTGGTGGGAGGATGAAGACGAGACCACAGAGTTGGGGCCGTCTTCTAAGgaaagagaaataaagagaGCGATTTTttggagaagagaaaaaaaagcactgacAGAAGATTTAGATTTCTGAAGATAGATTTGTGTACATTACCACAATCCATTTCCATGTAGTCACTTTCAAAATCTGGAAGGCTGAAATAGAGAAAACATGCGCAATTAAAGACAAAACAGGGGAAATTCATTAAAAAGATTACATTCGTATAACAGACTGTACGACTGGCTGCACgtcatttgtttattacttgcgGGGATGAAAGTCGTCCTCCTTCTCCTTTTCCCTGCGGTAGAGGGATGCTTTCTCAGGtggctccgggagtatggactGGATGCTGTCGTTACGGTAACGCAGCTGGAAACGGAAAAAGAACGGAAAAAGGGGAAGCCCTCACTATAGATTAGGCCCAGCCAAAATGATTCGATTTAGTCAATCTAATACTGCAAAAGAGAACGACAGATTTCAAATGAAAAGGGGATTTTCACGGCTAAttaacacaagcagcagcagctcaggctCACCAAATTCGGCCTGGGCTGCTCCACAGATGGGAACGGGGAGGGCGTCGGGGAAGAGGAGAGTGGAGGGCCTGGAGAGGGAAGATAAACGGGGGACATCGGGAAGCTGGGCGAGGGAGGGAGTGAATTGCTGTGGCCCTGCGAGTTCGGCATCTGAATCTCCAGGAAATCTCCATTGACTGCAGATGAAGGCGGAAGGCGGACACAAATAAAAGATTTAGTTCCACAATGGAAGTGCCTTTGTTATGGTCTGATGCACTTTGAGAGAGAACTACGCGACCAGCTTACCTCCACGTTGACCGGGGTCTGAGTTACCCTGAAGATCTCTAAGCATACAAACCGGAGACTTAGCTCTCTaaatgacaaaatgcagaagcctTTTAGTTACGAACATTTTCTGCTGACGTCCCACATTTATGACCAGTTATTGTCATGAAAAGAAGTGACTTTAGCAGACATTTTAAGTATCATGTAGAGTATAGTAGCTTCAGCTAATCATTTTCTGAAGCCTTTTAACACATTCTAAATTACACACTGCAAATAATTACTGTAGATTaaattaatctaaaaaaaaaaaaagacatctgcATTTGCTTTGCCTTCATTTTTGAGAAGGCAAAAAggacttttccttttctttttaactttgctgctGTTGGGTTAATATTTGATTAGCTGCCCCAGCGTGGAGCGTACAATTGGCAGATTATGAGATCACAGTAGAGCTGCGCTTCACTATAAATCCTAAAACATGCAGCAAGTACAGTAGGAGCCAAAAGCTTCACAGAGTGATGTAGCAGGATAGCTGACCACTGCTTTAAGGTTGGGTCTGCGATGTAGTCGGGGCTTCTCCTCATGTGACTCATCACTGGACCATTCTGATTGGACCTGCAAGGGTTTAAAATCCTCCATCTGAGAGATGATGGTTGGAGGAAGGTCCCGCGGTAAGCTCTACAAGGACACAGCAAGCATAGAAAGACGGTAAGTGCAGCTAATGTCGCGTTCAGTCTGAAAGAGCCGCTGTAGTTTTCTTCCTCTGTAAAGAGTATTCTTTGGTGAGACTTCTATTGATCTCAAGTTGTTTAATCCATATTGTTCACTCATACATGCTGCCTCTTTTTCTCTGCTTTCCTTCTCTATAATGAGAATGAAGTGCATTGTGTTatctttagtaaaaaaaaaagaagaagtcctGGCATTCCATTGCCATAGCGTTCCATTCATGGGAAGTTCTGCTTTTGTGCAAATGAACACAACAACCCACAGGTGCAGAAATGTAATGCAGCCTTTGTTAATACACCTGACGTTAGTGgcatattttaaaatatttgttTATGTGTCATAAATAGTGTCGTCGTTGCAATATTCAACAATACCACAAATTGCAGGCTTTTCCTTCTATCATGCAGCTCTAATGATGATTCATCCTAAACAGTGACCGTCGTGGGCCCAATGAAAAAGCTCTGCTCTGTCTGACCTGGTCCAGGGGAGTGTCCTTGGACAGCCGTCGAAGCCGGCACTCGAGCGTGACCAGCTTGGCCTCTTTGCGAACGGTCTCAATGTGGAGTTCATCGCTCTTCTCCTCCAGCTCTCTGATCTGCTTGCGATATTTGTCTTTATCCATGAGACACTGAGAGAACTGGTGCTGGGCTTCGTCTCTGGCTCGAAACGCCTGCGGCagcaggagaaaagaaaaagtgttgATGCAAAGTGACAAAAACCTCTGTGAGCGTGAGTgcgtttgtgtttgtgtatgtgtgtttgtgtgtgtgtgtgtgtgtgtgtgtgtgtgtgtgtgtgtgtgtgtgtgtgtgtgtgtgtgtgtgtgtgtgtgtgtgagtgtgtgtgtgtgcgtgtgtgtgtgtgtgcgtgagtgtgagtgtgggtgtgtgtgtgtgcatgtgcgcgTTCTCACTTGGTCCCTCTCCTTCTCCACCTCCTTCAGCTGTGTAGCGATGGTGTTAATGCGGTTGCGATACATCTCACAGTCCTTCTGAAGCGTGGAGCACTTCAACTCAAGGTCCTCTTTCTCCTCCAAGTACTACACGAACacgaacacaaacacacacagccgcagcagcagcagcactggTGTTATTTAAGTTTACTCTCGAAAGACTGGCAGACAGAGGAAGACAAACTCAGAGCAGAAGGAAGACAGACCACGCTTCTGTTGCAAGGGGCCTGAGATGGGGCTTTCATCAAGGGTGTGTTTTATAAAGGTTTCTGGTCTCAGGGGGCTCTCCGGTCGAGGGTTTGCATTTCTAGGGTTTGCATTTCTGAACGTGCActtgttgttgtatgtgtgtgtaagcgtgtgtgtgtgcagttgtGACCTTATCTCGTAGCTCCTCCGCCTGTCTGACTTCTTCGTGTAGGTTGTAGAGGCGGTTGACCAGATCCTGTCTGTCCTCTATAGCTTCCTGTCTGTCGTGCTCCAGAATTTCACGAATAGCCTCGCTTGACGCAGGCAGGGGACCAGGCTGggtacaaaaacacacacacacacaaacacacactgctaTTATTACACGAATCGCTGTGAGGTTGGAGTTGTGACGTGGATTTAAACTTTTTCCGTCCTTGAAACTGGATGATTAagaacggaaaaaaaaaaaccacgttTCACCACAGACTCTGCAgtctttattgttttgtttcattgttAGCTATTCAGGGGGGAAGTTGATTCATGAGGCCAAACATACAGCCGTGAGGTTGTATGTCATTTTTGATTTAGATATGTTGGAAATCATTAAAGAGGCCATATAATGCTCATTTATGGATTCATTATCTTATTTTGGGGTCTAATACATGAACCACATTATTTCTCTCATAATTTATATGGCTGCGGAGCCTCTTATCACCTTCATGTAGAAAAGCTCAGTTTAAACTCCTGTGTcagtcttttaaaaaaagaaatgtgaattaGACACGTTTCTATTGGCTGGTTTAAAGTGTTAAAGGCAGGTAGTTTAGGCTATGTTGCTAATGGTTGTAATTTAGAAGAAGTAGCTGTCCTAACAAACCtcaaggagggaaaaaaaaagaacaacaactgtggtggacatccacaagaggaaaatgCAGTGAGCTTCTGGAATTACGTTAAACTCTTGGAATATCTGGGATGTTACATTATTTGTGGGAAGACGCCAGTCCGTCCCTTGAGTTTATCGTTTAAGAGTGGGTTCAAAGTTAGAATTGATCCCTCTGTCAGTGTACCGCTGACTGTGTAAGCCACTGCAATAGCATGTGATATattacaaaaatgaaaaaaaaaaaaaacagttgcaaCTCAACCCTTATGTGTGCACATATATCTCAGACAGGCCATACCTGTATGATAGACTGTAGCTCCTGTAGTTTAATCTTTAGCATTCCGTTCTCTCTCTCCAGCTCAAAGATATGCTCTCTCTTCGGTCGATTCTCGATGTCGTTCTTCAGTTTGAGACTCTGTCGCCTCTCCATTTTGCACTCCTCCTCCACCTTGTTCAGCTTGTGCTTCAGCTGATCGATCTATAACACAGAGGTGACTCAGAAGCTTCTCAGTGGCCTCAGATGTCCACATTTCCCCTGAACTCACAGTTAATGCTTCTCATTGATTATCGTGTCCAACAGTTCTCATGAGCAAAGAATGAGTTTGGGTGCGCGTGCAATTACCTCGAGCTGCAGGTCTCGGCTCCTAATCACCGCCATGTTTTTCTCCTCACTCAGCGCGGCGTACCGCATGGCCAGCTTGTAGTTTTCATCCTTCACTCTCAGCAGCTCGTCGCTGCAGGAGTTCCTCTCTTCTCTCAACTTATTGaatcctggaaaaaaaaaacaagcgcaGATGCAAATGATGGGAACCGATTGAGGTCGGTAAGTTTTTGAAAGTAAATCGTTATCTACATCTCAAGATGAGCAAACTCACAAAACTTTTAAgaaattcttcttctttgcaGTTTTAAGTTATATACAAGtaatatacaagttaaacagaagaggtccaagaattgacccctgggggactccacaagtcattgccactcgctcagattcatagctgccaattgtaacaaaataactccgggcttctaagtaggacctgaaccagttaaggaccgctccagaaagtccaaccaagttttccagcctgtgcaacagaattctgtgatctacagtatcaaacgcagcgcagaggtccaacagaaccaggactgaaacattaccagaatcagtattcaacctgatgtcgtttaacactttgaccagagctgtttcagtgctgtgatgacgtcagaagcctgattgaaagttatcaagacttccactttcattcagaaagtcgttgagctggttaaatacaactttctcaataatcttggatataaaagagaggtaaATTCATGAAGTGTCTGAACATTAGCTATCATTTAGGTAACAGTAGCTTACTTATGACAACCACGTCATGAAAACCATATCAGTACAGAGCAAATGGCGGGGAGAGAAGAGTGCACTGAGCTGGTCTACA is drawn from Odontesthes bonariensis isolate fOdoBon6 chromosome 21, fOdoBon6.hap1, whole genome shotgun sequence and contains these coding sequences:
- the card11 gene encoding caspase recruitment domain-containing protein 11 gives rise to the protein MENGTSEDVDTMWEKVEGKRSQLCRNISPAKLTPYLRQCKVLDEQDEDEILNSPVLASKANRTSRLVDILRTKEERGYVAFLESLELYYPELYKLVTGKEPTRRFSTIVVEEGHEGLTQFLMNEVMKLQQQSKAKTLQQAELSRKHCTLEDEHKKMRLANQELQAFQKRFNKLREERNSCSDELLRVKDENYKLAMRYAALSEEKNMAVIRSRDLQLEIDQLKHKLNKVEEECKMERRQSLKLKNDIENRPKREHIFELERENGMLKIKLQELQSIIQPGPLPASSEAIREILEHDRQEAIEDRQDLVNRLYNLHEEVRQAEELRDKYLEEKEDLELKCSTLQKDCEMYRNRINTIATQLKEVEKERDQAFRARDEAQHQFSQCLMDKDKYRKQIRELEEKSDELHIETVRKEAKLVTLECRLRRLSKDTPLDQSLPRDLPPTIISQMEDFKPLQVQSEWSSDESHEEKPRLHRRPNLKAVRAKSPVCMLRDLQGNSDPGQRGVNGDFLEIQMPNSQGHSNSLPPSPSFPMSPVYLPSPGPPLSSSPTPSPFPSVEQPRPNLLRYRNDSIQSILPEPPEKASLYRREKEKEDDFHPRNLPDFESDYMEMDCEDGPNSVVSSSSSHQSEGMDTYDLEQVNSIFRKLSLERPFRLSVSSLSRISSSVKPVQELAVLGDNLLKDIALIGGNESGIFISSVQPGSNAERAGLREGHHLLLLEGCIRGENQSLSLDTSTQEEAHWTLQHCSGSVKLHYRASFDLYRRLQSNILDGKLASGDSFYIRVNLKISGQSDSCSLSVCCDEVVHVLDTRHQGYCEWMCARVDPYTGQDLAERGTLPSYSRAQQLLLVKIQKLLCRGGKEENESQRNSRNILQPEEASSSPDPKASPRLSRAGIFFTQILQFVKYKRMNSSERVRIINSGSATLPRQGFETLRPEDAADPDNDLSRGLNLIPYSSVTLQRTQRRRPVLFTPAALAKTIIQKILNMGAAMDFNICKPDTLSKEEFHLKQNVEPFIHYKEKQATFECITRENIEAVAAKGKHCLLEAELSCVKDLLRRDIYPIIIYVKICEKNVKKLRKLPLRVESEEEFVKLCRAKEKELEGIPCLYATLEPDAWAGTDDLIRVVKDRILEEQKKIVWVEQDLL